Proteins encoded by one window of Pseudomonas tructae:
- the ptsP gene encoding phosphoenolpyruvate--protein phosphotransferase, whose amino-acid sequence MLNTLRKIVQEVNSAKDLKTALGIIVLRVKEAMGSQVCSVYLLDPETNRFVLMATEGLNKRSIGKVSMAPNEGLVGLVGTREEPLNLENAADHPRYRYFAETGEERFASFLGAPIIHHRRVVGVLVIQQKERRQFDEGEEAFLVTMSAQLAGVIAHAEATGSIRGLGRQGKGIQEAKFVGVPGSPGAAVGKAVVMLPPADLDVVPDKSVDDIDAELKLFNNALEGVREDMRNLSAKLATQLRPEERALFDVYLMMLDDAALGGEVVQVIKTGQWAQGALRQVVGEHVNRFELMDDAYLRERASDVKDLGRRLLAYLQEARQLSLVYPDNTILISEELTPAMLGEVPEGKLVGLLSVLGSGNSHVAILARAMGIPTVMGLVDLPYSKVDGIDMIVDGYKGEVYTNPSDVLRKQYAEVVEEERQLAQGLDALRELPCITLDGHRMPLWVNTGLLADVARAQQRGAEGVGLYRTEVPFMINQRFPSEKEQLAIYREQLAAFHPLPVTMRSLDIGGDKALSYFPIKEDNPFLGWRGIRVTLDHPEIFLVQTRAMLKASEGLNNLRILLPMISGIHELEEALHLIHRAWGEVRDEGTDVPMPPVGVMIEIPAAVYQTRELARQVDFLSVGSNDLTQYLLAVDRNNPRVADLYDYLHPAVLQALQNVVRDAHAEGKPVSICGEMAGDPAAAVLLMAMGFDSLSMNATNLPKVKWMLRQVSLSKSRELLAQAMGIDNPQVIHSSLQLALKNLGLARMIGPGVGKAL is encoded by the coding sequence ATGCTCAATACGCTGCGCAAGATCGTCCAGGAAGTTAACTCCGCCAAGGATCTCAAGACGGCGTTGGGGATCATTGTGTTGCGTGTCAAAGAGGCCATGGGCAGTCAGGTCTGCTCGGTGTACCTGCTCGACCCCGAGACCAACCGTTTCGTGTTGATGGCCACCGAAGGCCTGAACAAGCGCTCGATCGGCAAGGTCAGCATGGCGCCCAACGAGGGCCTGGTCGGCCTGGTGGGTACCCGCGAAGAGCCGCTGAACCTGGAAAACGCCGCCGACCACCCTCGGTACCGCTACTTCGCCGAAACCGGCGAAGAACGTTTTGCCTCCTTCCTCGGTGCGCCGATCATCCACCACCGCCGCGTGGTCGGGGTGTTGGTCATCCAGCAAAAGGAGCGGCGCCAGTTCGACGAGGGCGAAGAAGCCTTCCTGGTAACCATGAGCGCGCAGTTGGCCGGGGTTATCGCCCATGCCGAGGCCACCGGTTCGATCCGCGGCCTGGGCCGCCAGGGCAAGGGTATCCAGGAGGCCAAGTTCGTCGGCGTACCCGGTTCACCCGGTGCTGCGGTGGGCAAGGCGGTGGTCATGTTGCCACCGGCTGACCTCGATGTGGTGCCGGACAAGAGCGTCGATGACATCGACGCCGAGCTGAAACTGTTCAACAACGCCCTGGAAGGGGTGCGCGAAGACATGCGCAACCTCTCCGCCAAGCTCGCCACCCAATTGCGCCCGGAAGAGCGTGCGCTGTTCGACGTCTACCTGATGATGCTCGACGACGCCGCCCTGGGCGGAGAAGTGGTGCAGGTGATCAAGACCGGTCAGTGGGCCCAGGGTGCGTTGCGCCAGGTGGTGGGCGAGCATGTCAATCGCTTCGAGCTGATGGACGACGCCTACCTGCGCGAGAGGGCTTCGGACGTGAAGGATCTGGGCCGGCGATTGCTGGCCTACCTGCAGGAGGCCCGTCAGCTGTCGTTGGTCTATCCCGACAACACCATTCTCATCAGTGAAGAACTGACCCCGGCGATGCTCGGCGAAGTGCCGGAAGGCAAGCTGGTCGGCCTGCTCTCGGTACTGGGCTCGGGCAACTCCCACGTCGCCATCCTGGCCCGGGCCATGGGCATTCCGACGGTCATGGGCCTGGTCGACCTGCCGTACTCCAAGGTCGACGGCATCGACATGATCGTCGATGGCTACAAGGGCGAGGTCTACACCAACCCCAGTGACGTGCTGCGCAAGCAGTACGCCGAAGTGGTCGAAGAAGAGCGCCAGCTGGCCCAGGGCCTGGATGCTCTGCGCGAACTGCCGTGTATCACCCTCGATGGCCACCGCATGCCGCTGTGGGTCAACACCGGCCTGCTCGCCGATGTCGCCCGCGCCCAGCAACGTGGCGCCGAAGGCGTCGGCCTGTACCGCACCGAAGTGCCGTTCATGATCAACCAGCGCTTCCCCAGCGAAAAGGAACAGCTGGCGATCTACCGCGAACAACTGGCGGCCTTCCACCCGCTGCCGGTGACCATGCGCAGCCTGGATATCGGCGGCGACAAGGCGCTGTCGTACTTCCCGATCAAGGAAGACAACCCGTTCCTGGGCTGGCGCGGCATTCGCGTCACCCTCGACCACCCGGAAATCTTCCTGGTGCAGACCCGCGCCATGCTCAAGGCCAGTGAAGGCCTGAACAACCTGCGCATCCTGCTGCCGATGATTTCCGGTATCCACGAACTCGAAGAAGCCCTGCACCTGATCCACCGGGCCTGGGGCGAAGTGCGCGACGAAGGCACCGATGTGCCGATGCCGCCGGTGGGGGTGATGATCGAAATCCCCGCTGCGGTGTACCAGACCCGCGAGCTGGCACGCCAGGTGGACTTCCTCTCGGTCGGTTCCAACGACTTGACCCAGTACCTGCTGGCGGTTGACCGCAACAACCCGCGAGTCGCCGACCTCTATGACTACCTGCACCCGGCGGTGCTCCAGGCCCTGCAGAACGTGGTGCGCGATGCCCACGCCGAAGGCAAGCCGGTGAGTATCTGCGGTGAGATGGCCGGTGATCCGGCGGCGGCGGTGCTGTTGATGGCCATGGGTTTTGACAGCCTGTCGATGAACGCCACCAACCTGCCCAAGGTGAAGTGGATGTTGCGCCAGGTCAGCCTGAGCAAGTCCAGGGAGTTGCTGGCCCAGGCCATGGGCATCGACAACCCGCAAGTTATCCACAGCTCGCTGCAGCTGGCCCTGAAGAACCTGGGCCTGGCGCGGATGATCGGCCCCGGAGTTGGCAAGGCCCTTTGA
- a CDS encoding NRDE family protein, translated as MCLIVFAWRPGHARPLIVAANRDEFYARPTQALASWENAPGVYAGRDLEAGGTWLGVGPAGRFAALTNIRDPQQALGTRSRGELVAAFLQSELSVEAYLDQVASRSRQYSGFNLLVGDNRQLGYLNARQGTPRLLAEGVYGLSNAGLDTPWPKLLKARAGLQQHLADPQPQRLLELLGDNLQAADTELPETGVGLGTERLLSSVFIASQNYGTRASTVLIVEADGRRKLVERSFGPFGGHLGEVCLQV; from the coding sequence ATGTGCCTGATCGTCTTCGCCTGGCGGCCCGGACATGCCCGGCCCCTGATCGTTGCGGCCAACCGCGACGAGTTCTATGCACGCCCGACCCAGGCCCTGGCGTCGTGGGAGAATGCCCCGGGCGTCTATGCCGGACGTGACCTTGAAGCCGGAGGCACGTGGCTGGGCGTAGGTCCGGCCGGACGGTTCGCCGCGCTGACCAATATTCGCGACCCGCAGCAGGCCCTGGGCACACGCTCCAGAGGCGAACTGGTGGCGGCATTCCTGCAGAGCGAGCTGAGTGTCGAGGCATACCTGGATCAGGTGGCCAGCCGCAGCCGGCAGTATTCGGGGTTCAATCTACTGGTAGGTGACAACCGGCAACTGGGCTACCTGAATGCCCGGCAAGGCACCCCACGTCTGCTGGCTGAGGGCGTTTACGGTTTATCCAATGCAGGCCTGGATACGCCCTGGCCAAAACTGCTCAAGGCGCGGGCGGGGCTGCAGCAGCATTTGGCCGACCCGCAGCCGCAACGCTTGCTGGAGCTGCTTGGGGATAACCTGCAGGCGGCGGATACCGAGCTGCCGGAGACCGGCGTGGGGCTTGGGACCGAGCGTTTGTTGTCGAGCGTGTTTATTGCCAGCCAGAACTACGGGACGCGGGCCAGTACCGTGCTGATTGTCGAGGCGGATGGGCGGCGCAAGCTGGTGGAGCGCAGTTTTGGGCCGTTTGGTGGGCACCTGGGGGAGGTGTGCTTGCAGGTTTGA
- a CDS encoding sulfite exporter TauE/SafE family protein, whose translation MEFVLYLALGACAGVLAGLFGVGGGIIIVPVLVFSFTLQGFDASVLTHLAVGTSLATIVFTSVNAIREHHRKGAVQWPIFVWMTLGILVGAGIGAKTASAIQGPMLQKIIGVFALVIAAQMALDLKPKASRGIPGKPGLTVAGSVIGWASAIFGIGGGSLTVPFLTWRSLPMQQAVATSSACGFPIAVASALSFIWLGWHDPHLPAHSLGFVYLPALLGIALTSMFFARFGARLAHKLSPRLLKRLFAALLFCVGLSFLL comes from the coding sequence ATGGAATTCGTGCTCTATCTGGCGCTGGGCGCCTGTGCAGGCGTGCTGGCCGGGTTGTTCGGCGTCGGTGGCGGCATCATCATCGTGCCGGTGCTGGTGTTCAGTTTCACCCTGCAAGGCTTCGACGCCTCGGTGCTGACCCACCTGGCGGTGGGGACTTCGCTGGCGACCATTGTCTTCACCTCGGTCAATGCCATTCGCGAGCACCACCGCAAAGGCGCGGTGCAGTGGCCGATTTTCGTCTGGATGACCTTGGGCATCTTGGTGGGTGCCGGTATCGGCGCCAAGACTGCCTCGGCGATCCAGGGCCCGATGCTGCAAAAGATCATTGGTGTGTTTGCCCTGGTGATCGCAGCGCAGATGGCCCTGGACCTCAAGCCCAAGGCCAGCCGTGGCATTCCCGGCAAGCCCGGGCTGACTGTCGCCGGTAGCGTGATCGGCTGGGCCTCGGCGATCTTCGGCATTGGCGGCGGTTCGCTGACCGTGCCGTTCCTGACCTGGCGCAGCCTGCCCATGCAGCAGGCGGTGGCGACGTCATCGGCTTGTGGTTTCCCGATTGCCGTGGCCAGCGCCCTGAGTTTCATCTGGCTGGGCTGGCATGACCCGCACCTGCCGGCGCACAGCCTGGGTTTTGTGTACCTGCCGGCGCTGCTGGGCATTGCCTTGACCAGCATGTTTTTCGCCCGCTTCGGCGCGCGCCTGGCGCATAAACTGTCGCCACGCTTGCTCAAACGGCTATTTGCCGCGCTGTTGTTCTGCGTCGGCCTGAGCTTTTTGCTTTAA
- the lgt gene encoding prolipoprotein diacylglyceryl transferase — MLPYPQIDPVAVALGPLKIHWYGLMYLVGIGGAWLLASRRLNRFDPTWSREKLSDLVFWLSMGVIVGGRLGYVLFYDLHAYLANPALIFEVWKGGMSFHGGFIGVMLAALWFGKRNNKSFFELMDFVAPLVPIGLGAGRIGNFINAELWGKATDVPWAMVFPPFSDPAQLPRHPSQLYQFALEGVALFLILWLYSRKPRPTMAVSGMFALFYGIFRFIVEFVRVPDAQLGYIAFGWLTMGQLLCVPMILGGIFLIWWAYNRKPTAKAAV; from the coding sequence ATGCTGCCTTACCCGCAGATCGATCCAGTGGCCGTGGCCCTGGGTCCGCTGAAAATCCATTGGTACGGCCTGATGTATCTGGTCGGCATCGGCGGCGCCTGGTTGCTGGCCTCGCGTCGCCTCAATCGCTTCGATCCGACCTGGAGCCGCGAGAAACTCTCCGACCTGGTGTTCTGGCTGTCGATGGGGGTGATTGTCGGTGGCCGCCTGGGCTACGTGCTGTTCTACGACCTGCACGCCTACCTGGCCAACCCGGCGCTGATCTTCGAGGTGTGGAAGGGCGGCATGTCGTTCCATGGCGGTTTCATCGGCGTGATGCTGGCGGCCTTGTGGTTTGGCAAGCGCAACAACAAGTCGTTCTTCGAACTGATGGATTTCGTCGCGCCGCTGGTGCCGATCGGCCTGGGCGCCGGGCGTATCGGCAACTTCATCAACGCCGAGCTGTGGGGCAAGGCCACCGACGTGCCTTGGGCCATGGTCTTTCCGCCGTTCAGCGACCCGGCCCAGTTGCCGCGTCACCCGTCGCAGCTGTACCAGTTCGCCCTGGAAGGTGTGGCGTTGTTCCTGATCCTGTGGCTGTACTCGCGCAAACCGCGCCCGACCATGGCGGTTTCCGGCATGTTCGCGCTGTTCTACGGGATCTTCCGCTTCATCGTGGAGTTCGTGCGGGTACCCGATGCCCAGCTTGGCTACATCGCCTTTGGCTGGTTGACCATGGGTCAGTTGCTCTGCGTGCCGATGATCCTCGGTGGTATCTTCCTGATCTGGTGGGCCTACAACCGCAAACCTACGGCCAAGGCCGCCGTTTGA
- a CDS encoding thymidylate synthase, with translation MKQYLDLVRDVIENGTLQGNRTGIRTISLPGAMLRFDLQKGFPAITTRKLAFKSAIGEMVGFLRGVKNAGEFRELGCKVWDQNANENAQWLANPFRQGHDDLGEIYGVQWRQWPAYKRIPLSNPAAIELAKSQGFQQIAQAEEDGEAFVVLYKAIDQIRQCIDTIHNDPGSRRILFHGWNCAQLDEMALPPCHLLYQFHPNVETKEISLTLYIRSNDLGLGTPFNLTEGAALLSLMGRLTGYTPRWFTYFIGDAHVYENHLDMLNEQLKREPLAAPKLVINERVPEFAKTGVYEPEWLEKIEPSDFSLEGYEHHAPMTAPMAV, from the coding sequence ATGAAACAGTATCTAGATCTGGTCCGCGACGTGATCGAAAACGGCACCCTGCAGGGTAACCGTACCGGCATCCGCACCATCAGCCTGCCGGGCGCCATGCTGCGCTTCGACCTGCAGAAGGGCTTCCCGGCCATCACCACCCGCAAGCTGGCGTTCAAGTCGGCGATCGGCGAGATGGTCGGTTTCCTGCGCGGGGTGAAGAACGCTGGCGAGTTCCGCGAGCTGGGCTGCAAGGTCTGGGACCAGAACGCCAACGAAAACGCCCAGTGGCTGGCCAACCCGTTCCGCCAGGGTCATGACGACCTCGGCGAAATCTACGGCGTGCAATGGCGCCAGTGGCCGGCCTACAAGCGCATCCCACTGAGCAACCCGGCTGCCATCGAACTGGCCAAGAGCCAGGGCTTCCAGCAGATCGCCCAGGCCGAAGAAGATGGCGAAGCCTTCGTCGTGCTGTACAAGGCCATCGACCAGATCCGCCAGTGCATCGACACCATCCACAACGACCCGGGCAGCCGGCGCATCCTGTTCCACGGTTGGAACTGCGCCCAGCTCGACGAGATGGCCCTGCCGCCGTGCCACTTGCTGTACCAGTTCCACCCCAATGTCGAGACCAAGGAAATCTCCCTGACCCTCTACATCCGCTCCAATGACCTGGGCCTGGGCACTCCGTTCAACCTCACCGAAGGCGCCGCTTTGCTGTCGCTGATGGGCCGCCTGACCGGCTACACGCCGCGCTGGTTCACCTACTTCATCGGTGATGCGCACGTCTACGAGAACCACCTGGACATGCTCAATGAGCAGCTCAAGCGCGAGCCGCTGGCGGCGCCGAAGCTGGTGATCAATGAGCGTGTGCCGGAGTTCGCCAAGACGGGCGTGTACGAGCCAGAGTGGCTGGAGAAGATCGAACCGAGCGACTTCAGCCTCGAAGGCTACGAGCACCACGCGCCGATGACGGCGCCGATGGCGGTCTGA
- the cadR gene encoding Cd(II)/Pb(II)-responsive transcriptional regulator → MKIGELAKATDCAVETIRYYERENLLPEPARSEGNYRMYTQAHVERLTFIRNCRTLDMTLEEIRSLLRLRDSPEDQCESVNALIDEHIQHVKARIDGLQALQTQLLELRQHCHPQEVQCSILQHLEVNGAVTAPEAEPSHVGRSHGH, encoded by the coding sequence ATGAAGATCGGAGAACTGGCCAAGGCCACCGATTGCGCGGTGGAAACCATCCGTTACTACGAGCGGGAAAACTTGCTGCCGGAGCCGGCGCGCAGCGAGGGCAACTACCGGATGTACACCCAGGCCCACGTCGAGCGCCTGACCTTCATCCGCAACTGCCGCACCCTGGACATGACCCTGGAAGAAATCCGCAGCCTGCTGCGCCTGCGCGACAGCCCGGAAGACCAGTGCGAAAGCGTCAATGCGTTGATCGACGAGCACATCCAGCACGTCAAGGCGCGCATCGATGGGCTGCAAGCGCTACAAACGCAACTGCTGGAACTGCGCCAGCACTGTCATCCCCAGGAGGTTCAGTGCTCGATCCTGCAGCATCTTGAGGTCAATGGTGCGGTGACGGCGCCAGAGGCGGAGCCTTCACATGTGGGCAGAAGCCACGGGCACTGA
- a CDS encoding heavy metal translocating P-type ATPase has translation MNQPVSHTPGKDPHDHAKHEHAHSCCSHDAAPALVQLSEASSAGARLSRFRIEAMDCPTEQTLIQNKLGKLAGVEQLEFNLINRILGVRHTHADTVAIEQAVASLGMQAEPLSDSSEEAAAAPAPVKKHWWPLALAGVAALGAEAIHFAELAPSWVVALVALVSILSCGLGTYKKGWVALKNGNLNINALMSIAVTGAVLIGQWPEAAMVMFLFTVAELIEARSLDRARNAIGGLMQLSPDLATVQQADGQWRELDVKQVALGALVRVRPGERIGLDGEVVSGQSSIDQAPITGESLPVEKGPGDKVFAGTINQAGALEYRVSAAAGQSTLARIIKAVEEAQGARAPTQRFVDQFSRIYTPAVFAFALAVAVIPPLFMAGAWFDWIYRALVLLVVACPCALVISTPVTIVSGLAAAARKGILVKGGVYLEGGRKLDFLALDKTGTITHGKPVQTDYEVLEPLFQDRAQALAASLADRSDHPVSRAIAVFAIEQKLPLSEVAAFEALAGRGVRGEIDGELYHLGNHRLVEELGLCSPQLEARLDTLERQGKTVVLLLDKSGPLALFAVADTVKDSSREAIAELHELGIKTVMLTGDNPHTAQAIAAQVGIDQAHGNLLPADKLKTIEDLYAQGHRVGMVGDGINDAPALARAEIGFAMAAAGTDTAIETADVALMDDDLRKIPAFVRLSRQSAAILTQNIVLALGIKAIFLAVTFAGMATMWMAVFADMGVSLLVVFNGLRLLRK, from the coding sequence ATGAATCAGCCTGTCAGCCACACCCCCGGTAAAGACCCCCACGATCATGCCAAGCATGAGCACGCCCACAGCTGCTGTTCACACGATGCCGCGCCGGCCCTGGTGCAGTTGAGTGAAGCCAGCAGTGCCGGCGCGCGTTTGAGCCGTTTTCGCATCGAGGCCATGGATTGCCCGACCGAACAGACCCTGATCCAGAACAAGCTGGGCAAGCTGGCGGGGGTCGAGCAGCTGGAGTTCAACCTGATCAACCGCATCCTCGGCGTGCGTCATACCCATGCCGACACCGTCGCCATCGAGCAGGCGGTCGCCTCGCTGGGCATGCAGGCCGAGCCCCTGAGCGATTCCTCCGAGGAAGCTGCCGCTGCCCCTGCGCCGGTGAAAAAGCACTGGTGGCCGCTGGCATTGGCCGGTGTGGCGGCGTTGGGCGCCGAAGCCATTCACTTCGCCGAGCTTGCGCCTTCATGGGTGGTGGCGCTGGTCGCCCTGGTGTCGATCCTCAGTTGCGGCCTGGGCACCTACAAGAAGGGCTGGGTCGCCCTGAAGAACGGCAACCTCAATATCAATGCGCTGATGAGCATCGCCGTGACCGGTGCGGTGCTGATCGGCCAGTGGCCGGAAGCGGCCATGGTCATGTTTCTGTTTACCGTCGCCGAGCTGATCGAGGCGCGCTCGCTGGACCGCGCGCGCAATGCCATCGGCGGGTTGATGCAGTTGAGCCCGGACCTTGCCACGGTGCAGCAGGCCGATGGCCAATGGCGCGAGCTGGACGTCAAGCAGGTCGCGTTGGGTGCCCTGGTGCGTGTGCGTCCCGGCGAGCGCATCGGCCTGGATGGTGAAGTGGTCAGCGGCCAGTCGAGCATCGACCAGGCGCCGATCACCGGCGAGAGCCTGCCGGTGGAGAAGGGCCCGGGCGACAAGGTGTTCGCCGGGACCATCAACCAGGCCGGTGCGCTGGAGTACCGGGTGAGTGCTGCGGCCGGGCAATCGACCCTGGCGCGGATCATCAAGGCGGTGGAAGAAGCCCAGGGCGCGCGGGCGCCGACCCAGCGCTTCGTCGACCAGTTCTCGCGCATCTACACCCCGGCCGTGTTCGCTTTCGCCCTGGCGGTAGCGGTGATTCCGCCGCTGTTCATGGCCGGCGCCTGGTTCGACTGGATCTACCGCGCCCTGGTGCTGCTGGTGGTGGCCTGCCCTTGTGCCCTGGTGATTTCTACGCCGGTGACCATCGTCAGCGGCCTGGCCGCAGCCGCGCGCAAAGGCATCCTGGTCAAGGGCGGGGTGTACCTGGAAGGCGGGCGCAAGCTCGACTTCCTGGCCCTGGACAAGACCGGCACCATTACCCACGGCAAGCCGGTGCAAACCGACTATGAAGTGCTCGAACCGCTATTCCAGGACCGTGCCCAGGCGCTGGCGGCCAGCCTCGCTGACCGCTCCGACCACCCGGTATCACGCGCCATTGCCGTGTTTGCCATTGAGCAAAAGCTGCCCCTGAGCGAGGTTGCAGCCTTTGAAGCCCTGGCAGGCCGTGGTGTGCGCGGCGAAATTGACGGTGAGCTGTATCACCTGGGCAACCATCGCCTGGTCGAAGAACTGGGCCTGTGCTCGCCGCAGCTCGAAGCCCGGCTCGATACGCTGGAGCGCCAGGGCAAGACCGTGGTGCTGCTGCTCGACAAGTCCGGCCCGCTGGCGCTGTTCGCCGTGGCCGACACGGTCAAGGACAGCAGCCGCGAGGCAATTGCCGAACTGCATGAGCTGGGTATCAAGACTGTCATGCTGACCGGCGACAATCCGCACACGGCCCAGGCCATTGCTGCCCAGGTCGGCATCGATCAGGCCCATGGCAACCTGCTGCCGGCTGACAAGCTCAAGACCATCGAAGACCTGTATGCCCAGGGCCATCGGGTCGGCATGGTCGGTGACGGCATCAACGATGCGCCGGCACTGGCCCGCGCCGAGATCGGTTTTGCCATGGCCGCAGCCGGTACCGACACCGCGATCGAGACCGCCGACGTGGCGCTGATGGATGATGACTTGCGCAAAATCCCGGCCTTCGTCAGGCTCTCGCGTCAGAGTGCGGCGATCCTGACCCAGAACATCGTCCTGGCCCTGGGGATCAAGGCAATCTTCCTGGCGGTGACCTTCGCCGGCATGGCAACTATGTGGATGGCGGTATTCGCCGACATGGGCGTGAGTTTGCTGGTGGTCTTCAACGGCCTGCGATTGCTGCGTAAATAG
- a CDS encoding LysR family transcriptional regulator, translated as MLSSELKAFYMVARLGSITLAAKKLGLSQPTVTTQIRNLESQYAVELFYRGGRRLTLSDDGARLLPMVKALLQQEADIEFFLRNSGQGQGSLRIAATAPYYILDLVKIFRERLPQVEVSVEIGNSQQVLELLEDYRVDLAASSQLVEDTRLVRRVLGTDPLVVAVHRNHVLASHESIPLSALAGHCLLVREQGSTTRKLTEQMLEAAGVKVGSLLEIGSRESIREAVLRNIGISIIARHEVPHNPELRVLSLEGAPLMHEYLYCLKERRQARLPAAFLGLAQEVSAL; from the coding sequence ATGCTGAGTTCCGAGTTGAAAGCCTTCTACATGGTTGCCCGCCTGGGCAGCATTACCCTGGCGGCGAAGAAACTCGGGCTCAGCCAACCAACGGTGACCACGCAGATCCGCAACCTGGAAAGCCAGTACGCGGTCGAACTGTTCTACCGCGGCGGCCGCCGCCTGACCCTCAGTGATGACGGCGCGAGGCTGCTGCCGATGGTCAAGGCCCTGCTGCAGCAGGAAGCCGATATCGAGTTCTTCCTGCGCAACAGCGGCCAGGGTCAAGGCAGCCTGCGCATCGCCGCCACGGCGCCTTACTACATTCTCGACCTGGTAAAGATCTTCCGCGAACGCCTGCCGCAAGTGGAGGTGTCGGTGGAAATCGGCAACTCCCAACAGGTGCTGGAACTGCTTGAAGACTATCGGGTAGACCTTGCGGCCTCGTCGCAACTGGTCGAGGACACGCGTCTGGTGCGGCGGGTGCTGGGTACCGATCCGCTGGTGGTGGCGGTGCACCGCAACCATGTGTTGGCCAGTCATGAGTCCATTCCGTTGTCGGCGCTGGCCGGGCATTGCCTGCTGGTGCGTGAGCAGGGCTCGACCACGCGCAAGTTGACCGAGCAGATGCTGGAAGCGGCGGGGGTGAAGGTGGGGTCGCTGCTGGAGATCGGCAGCCGCGAATCGATCCGCGAGGCGGTGTTGCGCAACATCGGCATCAGCATCATTGCCCGCCATGAAGTGCCGCATAACCCTGAGCTGCGGGTGCTGAGCCTTGAGGGGGCGCCGCTGATGCACGAGTACCTGTATTGCCTCAAGGAGCGGCGTCAGGCGCGGTTGCCGGCGGCTTTTCTGGGCCTGGCCCAGGAAGTGTCAGCATTGTAG
- a CDS encoding putative 2-aminoethylphosphonate ABC transporter ATP-binding protein produces the protein MNTPVANPGAHMKVRGIHKRFGAFTALHDVSLDVAAGELVCLLGPSGCGKTTLLRCIAGLERQDRGTLYIGERDISELPPQARDYGILFQSYALFPNLTVEANIAYGLAGSGRDEVRQRVAQMLELVGLIGSEKKYPGQLSGGQQQRVALARALAPAPSLLLLDEPMSALDARVREHLCSELRQLQRQLGITTLMVTHNQDEAMLMADRIAVMNNGQVEQYATPQDIYDKPATPFVAEFVGQGNWLPFQRHSDSHAQVGALNMRLADGASQARSGRLFCRPEAISVNPPVHEENLFPARVREITFLGNRCRMSFELNELPGHALLAEVAPESMPRLGSQDIWVALPPRSLQVFA, from the coding sequence ATGAACACTCCAGTCGCAAACCCGGGCGCACACATGAAAGTGCGCGGTATTCATAAGCGCTTTGGCGCATTTACCGCCCTGCACGATGTTTCCCTCGACGTTGCCGCGGGTGAGCTGGTGTGCCTGCTGGGCCCGTCCGGCTGCGGCAAGACCACCCTGTTGCGTTGCATTGCCGGCCTCGAACGCCAGGACCGCGGCACCTTGTACATCGGCGAGCGCGACATATCCGAGCTGCCGCCCCAAGCCCGGGATTACGGCATTCTGTTCCAGTCCTACGCTCTGTTCCCCAACCTCACCGTTGAAGCCAACATCGCCTACGGCCTGGCCGGCAGCGGTCGTGACGAAGTGCGTCAGCGGGTGGCGCAGATGCTTGAACTGGTGGGCCTGATCGGTAGTGAAAAAAAGTACCCCGGCCAACTGTCCGGCGGCCAGCAGCAGCGTGTGGCGCTGGCCCGCGCCCTCGCACCGGCACCGTCACTACTGCTGCTCGACGAGCCGATGTCGGCCCTCGACGCCCGGGTTCGCGAACACCTGTGCAGCGAACTGCGCCAACTGCAACGCCAGCTCGGCATCACCACCCTGATGGTCACCCACAACCAGGACGAAGCCATGTTGATGGCCGACCGCATTGCGGTGATGAACAACGGTCAGGTCGAGCAGTACGCCACCCCGCAGGACATCTACGACAAGCCGGCCACGCCATTCGTTGCCGAGTTTGTCGGCCAGGGCAACTGGCTGCCTTTCCAGCGCCACAGCGACAGCCATGCCCAGGTCGGTGCGCTGAACATGCGCCTGGCCGACGGTGCCAGCCAGGCTCGTAGCGGCCGGCTGTTCTGCCGCCCGGAAGCGATCAGCGTCAACCCGCCGGTACATGAAGAGAACCTGTTCCCGGCGCGGGTGCGTGAGATTACCTTCCTCGGCAATCGCTGCCGCATGAGTTTTGAACTCAACGAACTGCCGGGCCACGCCCTGCTGGCCGAAGTCGCCCCCGAATCGATGCCGCGCCTGGGTTCCCAGGACATCTGGGTGGCCTTGCCGCCGCGCAGCCTGCAGGTGTTTGCCTGA